One genomic window of Nocardioides daphniae includes the following:
- a CDS encoding lipoate--protein ligase family protein, with amino-acid sequence MKVSGERKVPGGKLVRVDGRVEEGHLVDVVVSGDFFLEPDEALDDIRGALEGLPVDTGFDAVTAKVETARGAAVMFGFEPKDVALTVFRALGRATTWEDHDFELVDAGPLEPLMQMAVDEVLARQVAEGRRKPALRIWDWASSAVIIGSYQSLTNEVDLEAAAEHDIAVVRRVSGGGAMFVEPGNTITYSLYVPTTLVAGQSFAESYKFLDAWVLRALRGLGVDADYVSLNDIASPQGKIGGAAQKRFAAGGVLHHVTAAYDIDAQKMTEVLRIGREKLSDKGTKSAAKRVDPMRSQTGLERHQVIEALVAEFDASYGLTPVPIDEETLTEAKALVESKFATAEWLQRIP; translated from the coding sequence ATGAAGGTGAGTGGTGAGCGCAAGGTCCCCGGAGGCAAGCTGGTTCGCGTCGACGGACGCGTCGAGGAGGGCCACCTGGTCGACGTCGTCGTCTCCGGTGACTTCTTCCTCGAGCCCGACGAGGCGCTCGACGACATCCGTGGCGCGCTCGAGGGGTTGCCCGTCGACACCGGCTTCGACGCCGTCACGGCGAAGGTCGAAACCGCCCGCGGCGCCGCGGTGATGTTCGGCTTCGAGCCCAAGGACGTCGCGCTGACGGTCTTCCGGGCGCTCGGCCGGGCCACCACCTGGGAGGACCACGATTTCGAGCTGGTCGACGCCGGTCCGCTCGAGCCGCTCATGCAGATGGCGGTCGACGAGGTGCTCGCCCGCCAGGTCGCCGAGGGCCGCCGCAAGCCGGCGCTGCGGATCTGGGACTGGGCCTCGTCGGCGGTGATCATCGGCTCCTACCAGTCGCTCACCAACGAGGTCGACCTCGAGGCCGCGGCCGAGCACGACATCGCCGTCGTGCGCCGTGTCTCCGGCGGCGGCGCGATGTTCGTCGAGCCCGGCAACACCATCACCTACTCGCTCTACGTGCCCACGACGCTCGTCGCCGGGCAGTCGTTCGCGGAGTCGTACAAGTTCCTCGACGCGTGGGTGCTCCGCGCGCTGCGCGGCCTCGGCGTCGACGCCGACTACGTCTCGCTCAACGACATCGCCTCGCCGCAGGGCAAGATCGGCGGTGCCGCGCAGAAGCGGTTCGCCGCAGGCGGCGTGCTGCACCACGTCACCGCCGCCTACGACATCGACGCGCAGAAGATGACCGAGGTGCTGCGGATCGGGCGCGAGAAGCTCTCCGACAAGGGCACGAAGTCGGCCGCCAAGCGGGTCGACCCGATGCGGTCGCAGACCGGCCTCGAGCGTCACCAGGTGATCGAGGCACTCGTCGCGGAGTTCGACGCGAGCTACGGGCTGACCCCGGTGCCGATCGACGAGGAGACGCTGACCGAGGCGAAGGCCCTGGTGGAGTCGAAGTTCGCGACGGCCGAGTGGCTGCAGCGCATCCCCTGA
- a CDS encoding DNA polymerase IV, with translation MRPAPQPGDPAAARQWVLHVDMDQFIAAVEILRRPELAGLPVIVGGRGDPTERGVVSTASYEARAFGVRSGMPLRTAVKRCPDAVVLPVDKPAYDAVSATVMGAVRSVPGVVVEVLGWDEAFVAVEADDPETVARTIQQRVLEATELHCTVGIGDTRVRAKTATEFGKPRGTFRLTAQNWFEVMGERPVRDLWGVGSRISQRLADLEIATVHDLATADDERLAAEFGPRTGPWLGELGRGAGSASVDDTPWVPRAHGRETTYQQDLVAADEVEAAVQALAEQVVADIRAEGRPCARVHLKVRFAPFFTVNRSRKLAEPTWDAGVIAATALGLLRGLDDERAIRLLGVRAEMVPPEGGY, from the coding sequence GTGAGGCCAGCGCCCCAGCCCGGCGACCCCGCCGCTGCCCGGCAGTGGGTGCTGCACGTCGACATGGACCAGTTCATCGCGGCCGTCGAGATCCTGCGCCGCCCCGAGCTGGCCGGGCTGCCGGTGATCGTCGGTGGCCGCGGCGACCCGACCGAGCGCGGCGTGGTCTCGACGGCGTCGTACGAGGCCCGCGCCTTCGGGGTGCGCTCCGGGATGCCGCTGCGCACCGCCGTGAAGCGCTGCCCCGACGCGGTCGTGCTGCCCGTCGACAAACCGGCGTACGACGCCGTCTCCGCCACCGTGATGGGGGCCGTACGCAGCGTCCCCGGCGTCGTCGTCGAGGTGCTCGGGTGGGACGAGGCCTTCGTCGCCGTCGAGGCCGACGACCCCGAGACAGTGGCCCGCACGATCCAGCAGCGGGTGCTGGAGGCCACCGAGCTGCACTGCACGGTCGGCATCGGCGACACCCGGGTGCGGGCCAAGACCGCCACCGAGTTCGGCAAGCCACGCGGCACCTTCCGGCTGACGGCCCAGAACTGGTTCGAGGTGATGGGCGAGCGCCCGGTGCGCGACCTGTGGGGCGTGGGCAGCCGGATCTCGCAGCGGCTGGCCGACCTCGAGATCGCCACGGTGCACGACCTGGCGACGGCGGACGACGAGCGGCTGGCGGCGGAGTTCGGTCCGCGGACCGGCCCGTGGTTGGGCGAGCTCGGGCGCGGCGCCGGCAGCGCGAGCGTCGACGACACCCCGTGGGTGCCGCGGGCGCACGGCCGCGAGACCACCTACCAGCAGGACCTGGTCGCGGCCGACGAGGTCGAGGCGGCGGTGCAGGCGCTCGCCGAGCAGGTGGTCGCCGACATCCGCGCCGAGGGCCGCCCCTGCGCGCGCGTGCACCTCAAGGTGCGCTTCGCGCCGTTCTTCACGGTCAACCGCTCGCGCAAGCTGGCAGAGCCGACGTGGGACGCAGGCGTCATCGCCGCGACCGCGCTGGGCCTGCTGCGAGGCCTCGATGACGAGCGCGCGATCCGGTTGCTCGGCGTACGCGCCGAGATGGTGCCGCCGGAGGGTGGCTACTGA
- a CDS encoding ABC-F family ATP-binding cassette domain-containing protein, with protein sequence MGHVDVAHLEYVLPDGRLLLGDVSFRVGEGSVVALVGPNGAGKTTLMRLIEGVLTPDSGTVTVSGGLAVMPQFVGSVRDGSTVRDLLVAVAPERIRAAAAAVDAAEEALLHSDDEPTQMAYAQALSDWAEADGYDYENTWDMCTMAALGIPFHTAQHREAASLSGGEQKRVVLEALFRSPAEVLLLDEPDNYLDVPGKRWLEEQLRQTRKTVLLISHDRELLSEAAEKIVAVEPSPAGADVWVHGDGFASFHEARQQRFARFEELRRRWDEQHARLKKLVVSLQQAASVSHALASRYAAAQTRLKKFEEVGPPPEPPREQDITMRLKGGRTGVRAITVKDLELTGLMKPFDLEVFHGERVAVLGSNGSGKSHFLRLLAGDEVAPTGTWKLGARVVPGHFAQTHAYPELNGRTLLDILWAEHSLQRGPAMSSLRRYELEQQAEITFDRLSGGQKARVQILRLELGGATSLLLDEPTDNLDLESAEALQTALEAYEGTVLAVTHDRWFAKTFDRFLVFGSDGVVRETDGPVWDEGRVERAR encoded by the coding sequence ATGGGTCACGTCGACGTCGCACACCTCGAGTACGTCCTCCCTGACGGGAGGCTGCTGCTCGGCGACGTCTCCTTCCGGGTCGGCGAGGGGTCGGTCGTCGCGCTGGTCGGGCCCAACGGCGCCGGCAAGACGACCCTGATGCGGCTGATCGAGGGCGTCCTGACGCCCGACTCCGGCACCGTCACGGTCTCCGGCGGCCTGGCCGTGATGCCGCAGTTCGTGGGCAGCGTCCGCGACGGCTCGACCGTGCGCGACCTGCTCGTGGCCGTGGCGCCCGAGCGCATCCGCGCGGCCGCCGCAGCCGTCGACGCGGCCGAGGAGGCGCTGCTCCACAGCGACGACGAGCCCACCCAGATGGCCTACGCGCAGGCGCTCTCCGACTGGGCCGAGGCCGACGGCTACGACTACGAGAACACCTGGGACATGTGCACCATGGCCGCCCTGGGGATCCCGTTCCACACCGCGCAGCACCGCGAGGCCGCCAGCCTGTCGGGCGGTGAGCAGAAGCGGGTCGTGCTGGAGGCGCTCTTCCGCAGCCCGGCCGAGGTGCTGCTGCTCGACGAGCCCGACAACTACCTCGACGTGCCCGGCAAGCGGTGGCTCGAGGAGCAGCTGCGCCAGACCCGCAAGACCGTCCTGCTCATCTCCCACGACCGCGAGCTGCTCTCCGAGGCGGCCGAGAAGATCGTCGCGGTCGAGCCGTCGCCGGCCGGCGCCGACGTGTGGGTGCACGGTGACGGGTTCGCGAGCTTCCACGAGGCCCGCCAGCAGCGCTTCGCCCGCTTCGAGGAGCTGCGCCGCCGCTGGGACGAGCAGCACGCCCGCCTGAAGAAGCTGGTGGTCTCGCTCCAGCAGGCCGCCTCGGTCAGCCACGCCCTGGCCTCGCGCTACGCCGCGGCGCAGACTCGGCTGAAGAAGTTCGAGGAGGTCGGCCCGCCGCCGGAGCCGCCGCGCGAGCAGGACATCACGATGCGCCTCAAGGGCGGGCGTACGGGCGTGCGGGCCATCACCGTCAAGGACCTCGAGCTCACCGGCCTGATGAAGCCCTTCGACCTGGAGGTCTTCCACGGCGAGCGGGTCGCGGTGCTGGGCTCCAACGGCTCGGGCAAGTCGCACTTCCTGCGGCTGCTGGCCGGCGACGAGGTCGCCCCCACCGGCACCTGGAAGCTCGGCGCCCGCGTCGTGCCCGGCCACTTCGCGCAGACCCACGCCTACCCCGAGCTCAACGGCCGTACGCTGCTCGACATCCTCTGGGCCGAGCACTCCCTGCAGCGCGGCCCGGCCATGTCGTCGCTGCGCCGCTACGAGCTGGAGCAGCAGGCCGAGATCACCTTCGACCGGCTCTCGGGCGGGCAGAAGGCGCGCGTGCAGATCCTGCGCCTCGAGCTCGGCGGCGCGACGTCGCTGCTGCTCGACGAGCCCACCGACAACCTCGACCTGGAGAGCGCCGAGGCGCTGCAGACCGCGCTCGAGGCCTACGAGGGCACCGTGCTCGCGGTGACCCACGACCGCTGGTTCGCGAAGACCTTCGACCGGTTCCTGGTCTTCGGCTCCGACGGGGTGGTGCGCGAGACCGACGGACCGGTGTGGGACGAGGGGCGCGTCGAGCGCGCTCGCTGA